A genomic stretch from Azospirillum lipoferum 4B includes:
- a CDS encoding extracellular solute-binding protein, whose amino-acid sequence MKKFALSLIGAVAAIAIAGPAMAQAKKPVNIYIWNDYLGETTLADFTKATGAETKVDLYDSLELLEQKVLVGKSGYDVIVPTAEPTLSRLIQAKVVGPLDKSKIPNYKNIDPKVLKLLENSDPGNKFAVPYLGGTVGIAIIPEKIKAVAPDVALDSWDLIFKPEVAKKVAACGITVMDSAIDVIPSVLNYLGLDPNSEKKEDLDKVEKTLMAVRPYIKRFVTGENINILAGGDACVVMAYNGDAIQGAARAAEAKSAKVEYITPKEGVQVWWDTLAVPADAPNKDGAHAFINFALDPANMANISNKVSYANAVPASLPMVADDIKSNPGIFLPADSNLKLFSLKQIKQATDRARTRVWTKVKTGK is encoded by the coding sequence ATGAAAAAATTCGCTCTCAGCCTCATCGGCGCGGTCGCGGCGATTGCCATCGCCGGCCCGGCGATGGCCCAGGCCAAGAAGCCGGTCAATATCTACATCTGGAACGACTATCTGGGTGAGACGACCCTCGCCGACTTCACCAAGGCCACGGGCGCTGAGACGAAGGTCGACCTGTACGACAGCCTGGAGCTGCTGGAGCAGAAGGTGCTGGTCGGCAAGTCCGGCTACGACGTGATCGTGCCGACCGCGGAGCCGACGCTCTCCCGCCTGATCCAGGCCAAGGTCGTGGGGCCGCTCGACAAGTCGAAGATCCCCAACTACAAGAACATCGACCCGAAGGTCCTGAAGCTGCTGGAGAATTCCGATCCCGGCAACAAGTTCGCCGTGCCCTATCTCGGCGGGACCGTCGGCATCGCCATCATCCCGGAAAAGATCAAGGCCGTCGCCCCCGACGTTGCGCTGGACAGCTGGGACCTGATCTTCAAGCCGGAAGTGGCGAAGAAGGTCGCCGCCTGCGGCATCACCGTGATGGATTCGGCCATCGACGTCATCCCGTCGGTGCTGAATTATCTCGGCCTGGATCCGAACTCCGAAAAGAAGGAGGATCTGGACAAGGTCGAAAAGACGCTGATGGCGGTCCGCCCCTACATCAAGCGTTTCGTCACCGGTGAGAACATCAACATCCTGGCCGGCGGCGACGCCTGCGTCGTGATGGCCTACAACGGCGACGCCATCCAGGGTGCCGCCCGCGCCGCCGAGGCCAAGAGCGCCAAGGTGGAGTACATCACGCCGAAGGAAGGCGTACAGGTGTGGTGGGACACCCTGGCGGTCCCGGCCGATGCGCCGAACAAGGACGGTGCGCACGCGTTCATCAACTTCGCGCTCGACCCGGCCAACATGGCGAACATCTCCAACAAGGTCAGCTACGCCAACGCGGTGCCGGCCTCGCTGCCGATGGTGGCAGACGACATCAAGTCGAACCCGGGCATCTTCCTGCCGGCCGACAGCAATCTGAAGCTGTTCTCGCTGAAGCAGATCAAGCAGGCCACCGACCGCGCCCGCACCCGCGTGTGGACCAAGGTCAAGACCGGCAAGTAA
- a CDS encoding GDL motif peptide-associated radical SAM/SPASM maturase, which yields MDQPLPSPDLSARSPEQLPEQPASVPARYCFDDDFRKLVPVLVVWETTLACNLKCQHCGSRAGRPRPDELTTEEALDLVDRLAALGTREISLIGGEAYLRKDWVEIIRRCRSHGIRTAVQTGGRNLTDRRLDEAVAAGLQAIGVSIDGLPDLHDRVRGVSGSYDQAMSALRRAKDRGLAVSVNTQIGPETPDHLPELMNRIIEAGATHWQIQFTVAMGNAVDNPDLLLQPHRLLDVMPLLARLYREGLDRGLLMVVGNNVGYYGPYEHIWRGLGDDRMHWTGCAAGQIGIGIEADGTLKGCPSLATSLYAAGNIREMSVEDIWRHADRMQFGRLRSVDELWGYCRTCYYADICRAGCTWTSESLLGKRGNNPYCHYRVLDLAKHGLRERVVKIKDAPNEAFAIGEFALIQEPIPGAESPGLPERDPAKVHRHEYERSLEGGVVPPSLTLCRACNQYVWPHETDCPHCGADVAAAAAQHGIDSARRRALIRETQRLLDEARAAKLEAAGAPSPATAAGD from the coding sequence ATGGACCAGCCGCTTCCCAGCCCCGACCTTTCGGCCCGCTCCCCGGAACAGCTCCCGGAACAGCCGGCGTCCGTGCCGGCCCGCTATTGCTTCGACGACGATTTCCGCAAGCTGGTTCCGGTCCTGGTGGTCTGGGAAACCACGCTTGCCTGCAATCTGAAATGTCAGCATTGCGGATCGCGCGCCGGCCGGCCGCGGCCGGACGAGTTGACTACCGAGGAGGCGCTCGACCTCGTCGACCGTCTCGCGGCGCTCGGCACCCGCGAGATTTCGCTGATCGGCGGCGAGGCCTATCTGCGCAAGGACTGGGTGGAGATCATCCGGCGCTGCCGCAGCCACGGCATCAGGACCGCCGTGCAGACCGGCGGCCGGAATCTGACCGACCGCCGGCTGGACGAGGCGGTCGCGGCCGGACTCCAGGCCATCGGCGTCTCGATCGACGGGTTGCCCGACCTGCACGACCGGGTGCGCGGCGTTTCCGGTTCCTACGATCAGGCGATGAGCGCCCTGCGCCGGGCCAAGGACCGCGGGCTGGCGGTGTCGGTCAACACCCAGATCGGCCCCGAAACCCCCGACCACCTGCCCGAGCTGATGAACCGGATCATCGAGGCTGGGGCCACGCACTGGCAGATCCAGTTCACCGTCGCCATGGGCAATGCCGTCGACAATCCGGACCTGCTGCTGCAACCCCATCGCCTTCTCGACGTCATGCCCCTGCTGGCCCGCCTCTACCGCGAGGGGCTCGACCGCGGGCTGTTGATGGTGGTCGGCAACAATGTCGGCTATTACGGTCCCTATGAGCATATCTGGCGCGGTCTGGGCGACGACCGGATGCATTGGACCGGCTGCGCCGCCGGGCAGATCGGCATCGGCATCGAAGCGGACGGCACGCTGAAAGGCTGCCCGTCGCTTGCGACCTCCCTCTATGCCGCCGGCAACATCCGCGAGATGAGCGTGGAGGACATCTGGCGCCATGCCGACCGGATGCAGTTCGGCCGCCTGCGGTCGGTGGACGAGCTGTGGGGCTATTGCCGCACCTGCTATTACGCCGACATCTGCCGCGCCGGCTGCACCTGGACCTCCGAATCGCTGCTGGGCAAGCGCGGCAACAATCCCTACTGCCATTACCGCGTGCTCGACCTCGCCAAGCATGGCCTGCGCGAGCGGGTGGTGAAGATCAAGGACGCGCCGAACGAGGCCTTCGCCATCGGCGAATTCGCCCTGATCCAGGAGCCGATCCCCGGCGCCGAGTCCCCCGGCCTGCCGGAGCGCGACCCGGCCAAGGTCCACCGCCACGAGTATGAACGCTCCCTCGAAGGGGGCGTGGTGCCGCCCAGCCTGACGCTCTGCCGCGCCTGCAACCAGTATGTCTGGCCGCATGAGACCGACTGCCCCCATTGCGGCGCCGATGTCGCCGCGGCGGCGGCGCAGCACGGGATCGACAGCGCGCGGCGCCGTGCCCTGATCCGCGAAACCCAGCGCCTGCTGGACGAGGCGCGGGCAGCGAAGCTGGAGGCGGCCGGTGCACCATCGCCCGCCACGGCCGCGGGCGACTGA
- a CDS encoding DUF1843 domain-containing protein, whose amino-acid sequence MSDSTVAPFRPMYMATMTDAIAGGDLATMKQVAAEAEQHLATYGDVPGLLQLLKVEIAKAEANS is encoded by the coding sequence ATGTCCGATTCGACCGTTGCCCCTTTCCGTCCGATGTACATGGCCACCATGACCGACGCCATCGCCGGCGGCGATCTGGCGACGATGAAGCAGGTCGCGGCCGAGGCCGAGCAGCATCTCGCCACCTACGGCGACGTTCCGGGGCTGCTGCAGCTCCTGAAGGTCGAGATTGCCAAGGCCGAGGCGAACAGCTGA
- a CDS encoding DUF1843 domain-containing protein: MSEAPLRSIKPYGVAISDAIVSGDLAKMKEVAAAAEQHLAEHGDVASILHLLKVEIAKAEAGS; encoded by the coding sequence ATGTCCGAAGCACCCCTGCGCTCCATCAAGCCGTATGGCGTGGCGATCTCCGATGCCATCGTCAGTGGCGATCTGGCGAAGATGAAGGAGGTGGCCGCGGCCGCCGAGCAGCATCTCGCCGAACACGGCGACGTCGCCTCGATTCTCCATCTGCTGAAGGTCGAGATCGCCAAGGCCGAAGCCGGTTCCTGA
- a CDS encoding DUF1843 domain-containing protein, which translates to MSTPPIRMLYGGAMTEAIASGDLSKMKEVASAAETHLNENGDVASMLEILKIEIAKAEAKG; encoded by the coding sequence ATGTCCACCCCCCCCATCCGCATGCTCTACGGCGGTGCCATGACCGAGGCGATTGCCAGCGGCGATCTGTCCAAGATGAAGGAGGTGGCCTCGGCGGCGGAGACGCACCTCAACGAGAATGGCGACGTCGCCTCGATGCTCGAGATCCTGAAGATCGAGATCGCGAAAGCCGAAGCGAAGGGCTGA
- a CDS encoding EamA family transporter yields MPIAVVGLILLSVTLSAIAQISLKIGMSSPAVSTALAQGEAGRIALSVVATPHILTGLACYGLGMVVWLAVLAKVDVTMAYPFVGLGFLVTLALGVLLLGESMSLTRVIGTLLVVLGVVLTAQS; encoded by the coding sequence ATGCCCATCGCTGTCGTCGGATTGATCCTGCTGAGCGTCACGCTGTCCGCCATCGCTCAGATTTCCCTGAAGATCGGAATGTCCAGCCCGGCGGTATCGACCGCCCTGGCGCAGGGGGAGGCCGGGCGGATCGCCCTGTCGGTCGTCGCCACGCCGCATATCCTGACCGGACTTGCCTGTTACGGGCTGGGCATGGTGGTCTGGCTGGCGGTGCTGGCGAAGGTCGACGTCACCATGGCCTATCCCTTCGTCGGGCTGGGCTTCCTGGTCACGCTGGCTCTCGGCGTCCTGTTGCTGGGCGAAAGCATGAGCCTGACGCGGGTGATCGGCACGCTGTTGGTCGTGCTTGGCGTGGTGCTGACCGCCCAGAGCTGA
- a CDS encoding UbiA family prenyltransferase produces MSMQPAITSVPTGLHRAGRIQRVVVLALLFVVLTTGLLGLALHRGGHASNLTDIQNLVVLENPDLVPVDSWDPMIAALNWLHERPGENVYEGVFFQQRIKFQYPVTSLLPLEAMQASGILTLAAFERINLLFVLATAAGMAILMLEMAAWLRLPSVRPEQREDWLTQVLLGGFGFAVTLCFYPVLKAFSLGQVQVWLNAAFVFACIALLRDRRALCGALLGASTLMKPQMSLFLAWAVLRGDWRMAAGWAAVVVPGVAVATLLYGFAPMIDYLDVLLFIGRHGESYHVNQTVNGLVNRLLHNGNNLDWSAESFAPYNPVVHIATQLSGIAFFAFGLLWRRRDRGTDRIVAFTVAGICFTIGSPVAWVHHYGILLPAFALAFLILLEPGVRRPAGAFALLATAYFLAGNLLFWPVNALAATPLNILQSYLFFATLMLLGLVYVLAGRHDRTATPGSARGEIAERGAATAASTPAVALDVAAFAPAAAAGSAESPATAEPPLFVDLDGTVLKTDLLYESLFGLIKARPWTALLVPVWLAGGKARLKAELARRVDIDPAGLVYNQAVLVRLQAERERGRRLVLATAAHHRYADAIARHLGLFDQVLASSDGVNLKSERKLAAIRAQVPSGAFDYIGNDEADYAVWRAARRGIAVDASAAVVRHAATLCPLETIATPRRPRLLLILRALRLHQWLKNLLVFVPLLAGQKLGEIGPTLQAAAAFLAFGLCASSIYVLNDLLDLPADRRHPRKRRRPFAAGDLPLDLGLSLIPGLLLASVVLSALTLPPLFLAALATYAASSLFYNLFAKNRVIWDVMLLAGLYSLRVLGGATATGIVPSFWLLAFSMFLFLSLAMVKRYSEMDSMLKLGLGQAEGRGYLTADMPVLQSIGVSAGFLSVLVMALYINSPEVGRVYDQPQALWIICPLLLFWIGRVWLQTHRGLMHDDPVVFAARDKWSLAIGLVCAVVLVFGRA; encoded by the coding sequence AACGCCCTGGCGAAAACGTCTATGAAGGCGTGTTCTTCCAGCAGCGCATCAAGTTCCAGTATCCCGTGACCTCGCTTCTGCCGCTGGAGGCGATGCAGGCGTCCGGTATCCTGACTCTCGCGGCGTTCGAACGCATCAACCTGCTGTTCGTGCTGGCGACGGCGGCCGGCATGGCGATCCTGATGCTGGAGATGGCGGCATGGCTGCGCCTGCCAAGCGTGCGGCCGGAGCAGCGGGAGGACTGGCTGACCCAGGTGCTGCTGGGTGGGTTCGGCTTCGCCGTGACCTTGTGCTTCTATCCGGTGCTGAAGGCCTTTTCGCTGGGGCAGGTGCAGGTCTGGCTGAATGCCGCCTTCGTCTTCGCCTGCATCGCCTTGCTGCGCGACCGCCGGGCGCTGTGCGGCGCGCTGCTCGGCGCATCGACGCTGATGAAGCCGCAGATGTCGCTGTTCCTGGCCTGGGCGGTCCTGCGGGGGGACTGGCGGATGGCGGCCGGCTGGGCGGCCGTGGTGGTCCCCGGTGTGGCGGTGGCGACCCTGCTCTACGGCTTCGCGCCGATGATCGATTACCTCGACGTGCTGCTGTTCATCGGCCGCCATGGCGAGAGCTATCACGTCAACCAGACCGTCAACGGGCTGGTCAATCGTCTGCTGCACAACGGCAACAATCTGGACTGGTCGGCGGAGTCCTTCGCCCCCTACAACCCCGTGGTGCATATCGCGACGCAGCTTTCCGGCATCGCCTTCTTCGCCTTCGGCCTGCTGTGGCGCCGCCGCGACCGCGGCACGGACCGGATCGTCGCCTTCACCGTCGCCGGCATCTGCTTCACCATCGGGTCTCCGGTCGCCTGGGTTCATCATTACGGCATCCTGCTGCCGGCCTTCGCACTGGCCTTCCTCATCCTGCTGGAGCCCGGCGTGAGGCGTCCGGCGGGAGCCTTCGCGTTGCTGGCGACCGCCTATTTCCTGGCCGGCAACCTGCTGTTCTGGCCGGTCAATGCGCTGGCCGCGACACCGCTGAACATCCTGCAATCCTACCTTTTCTTCGCCACCCTGATGCTGTTGGGCCTGGTGTACGTGCTGGCCGGCCGCCATGACCGCACCGCAACGCCCGGATCGGCCCGGGGGGAGATTGCCGAACGAGGAGCCGCCACCGCCGCCAGTACTCCGGCTGTCGCTCTCGACGTCGCTGCCTTTGCTCCGGCTGCCGCAGCCGGGTCGGCAGAGTCTCCGGCCACCGCGGAGCCCCCGCTGTTCGTCGACCTGGACGGCACGGTGCTGAAGACCGACCTGCTCTACGAGTCGCTGTTCGGGCTGATCAAGGCGCGGCCCTGGACCGCTTTGCTGGTGCCGGTCTGGCTGGCCGGGGGCAAGGCGCGGCTGAAGGCGGAGCTGGCCCGGCGGGTGGACATCGATCCGGCCGGTCTGGTCTACAACCAGGCCGTTCTGGTGCGGCTGCAGGCGGAGCGCGAGCGGGGCCGCCGGCTGGTGCTGGCCACCGCGGCGCACCACCGCTACGCCGATGCCATCGCCCGCCATCTCGGCCTGTTCGATCAGGTCCTCGCCAGCAGCGACGGCGTCAACCTGAAGAGCGAGCGCAAACTGGCGGCGATCCGGGCGCAGGTGCCGTCCGGCGCCTTCGACTACATCGGCAATGATGAGGCCGACTATGCCGTCTGGCGCGCCGCCCGCCGCGGCATCGCGGTGGACGCGTCCGCCGCCGTGGTGCGCCATGCCGCGACCCTCTGCCCGCTGGAAACCATCGCCACGCCGCGCCGGCCGCGCCTGCTGCTGATCCTGCGGGCGCTGCGCCTGCACCAGTGGCTGAAGAACCTCCTGGTCTTCGTCCCCCTGCTGGCCGGCCAGAAGCTGGGCGAGATCGGTCCGACTCTGCAGGCTGCCGCCGCCTTCCTCGCATTCGGACTGTGTGCGTCGAGCATCTATGTGCTGAACGACCTGCTCGACCTGCCGGCCGACCGCCGTCACCCGCGCAAGCGTCGGCGGCCCTTCGCCGCGGGTGACCTGCCGCTCGACCTTGGCCTGTCGCTGATCCCCGGCTTGCTGCTGGCGAGCGTCGTCCTGTCGGCATTGACCCTGCCGCCGCTGTTCCTGGCCGCACTGGCGACCTATGCCGCCTCGTCGCTGTTCTACAACCTGTTCGCCAAGAACCGGGTGATCTGGGACGTGATGCTGCTGGCCGGGCTCTATTCGCTGCGGGTGCTGGGTGGCGCGACGGCGACGGGCATCGTCCCGTCCTTCTGGCTGCTGGCCTTCTCGATGTTCCTCTTCCTCAGCCTCGCGATGGTGAAGCGCTATTCGGAGATGGACAGCATGCTGAAGCTCGGCTTGGGGCAGGCGGAGGGGCGCGGCTATCTGACCGCCGACATGCCGGTCCTGCAATCCATCGGCGTTTCCGCCGGCTTCCTCTCGGTGCTGGTGATGGCGCTCTACATCAACAGCCCGGAAGTCGGACGCGTCTACGACCAGCCGCAGGCGCTGTGGATCATCTGCCCGCTTCTGCTTTTCTGGATCGGGCGGGTGTGGCTGCAGACCCACCGCGGGCTGATGCACGACGATCCGGTGGTGTTCGCCGCCCGCGACAAGTGGAGCCTCGCCATCGGTCTGGTCTGCGCCGTCGTGCTCGTCTTCGGCCGGGCCTGA